In the Mastacembelus armatus chromosome 17, fMasArm1.2, whole genome shotgun sequence genome, one interval contains:
- the impa1 gene encoding inositol monophosphatase 1: MADLWQNAMDHAVAIARKAGEVVREALGDDRKVTLKSSSVDLVTQTDQQVEKLIIQSVKDKFPTHRFIGEESVAAGEACDLTDSPTWIIDPIDGTTNFVHAFPFVAVSIGFSVNKQMEFGVVYSCLEDKMFTARRGKGAFCNGEPLQVSNQKDIEQSIIATEFGSSRDPDTVDKIFSSLRNILCIPVHGVRSAGSAAINMCLVASGCVDAYYEIGIHVWDIAAGALIVSEAGGVLMDVEGGGVDLLSRRIIAANSRTIAERVVKEIDAFSPPRDDLPPSKV, encoded by the exons ATGGCCGACCTCTGGCAGAACGCCATGGACCACGCTGTCGCCATCGCACGCAAGGCAGGAGAG GTGGTGCGGGAGGCTCTGGGCGACGACAGGAAGGTGACGTTGAAGAGTTCCTCTGTCGACCTGGTGACACAAACTGACCAGCAGGTGGAGAAGCTCATCATCCAGTCAGTGAAGGACAAATTTCCCACACACAG gttcaTAGGGGAGGAGTCAGTGGCTGCAGGTGAAGCTTGTGACCTCACAGACAGTCCCACCTGGATCATTGACCCTATTGATGGAACGACCAACTTTGTACATGc ATTTCCATTTGTCGCTGTTTCTATCGGATTCTCTGTCAACAAACAG ATGGAGTTCGGTGTGGTCTACAGCTGCCTCGAGGATAAGATGTTCACAGCACGCAGGGGCAAGGGAGCGTTCTGTAACGGAGAGCCACTGCAGGTGTCTAATCAGAAAG ACATCGAACAGTCAATCATTGCCACAGAGTTTGGATCCAGCAGAGACCCTGATACTGTAGACAAAATCTTCTCCAGTCTGAGAAACATCCTTTGTATCCCCGTACATGG GGTGCGCAGTGCAGGATCTGCAGCAATCAACATGTGTCTTGTGGCATCTGGTTGTGTTGACGCATATTATGAGATTGGGATCCATGTCTGGGACATCGCTGCTGGTGCGCTGATTGTCTCTGAAGCTGGAGGAGTCCTGATGGATGTGGAGG gtgGCGGGGTGGACCTGTTGTCCCGGAGGATCATCGCTGCCAACAGCAGAACTATTGCTGAGAGGGTCGTCAAAGAGATTGACGCCTTCAGTCCCCCGAGAGATGATCTTCCGCCATCAAAAGTCTGA